From one bacterium genomic stretch:
- a CDS encoding site-specific integrase: MATIENRITSDGKKSFRVKIRLRGYPIQSATFERLTDARKWVQQTESAIREGRHFKTSEAKRHTLSEMIDRYIRDELPKKPRSLRNQKTQLLWWKERIGTYLLSDVTTPLIVSCRDKLASEPINEKNPTKLRTPATINRYLAALSHVFTIAVKEWGWVEDSPLRKVSKPKEPRGRVRFLADDERERLLIACKESSNPYLYNIVVLCLSTGARKMEILSLRWKQVDFYRGVIVLDDTKNGDRRVLPLTGLALGLMKAHSKVRNIESDLVFPSGQKPQKPVEIKKAWEAALAKAKIENFRFHDLRHSTASYLAMNGATLAEIAEVLGHKTLQMVRRYSHLSEAHTIKVVANMNAKIFG; the protein is encoded by the coding sequence ATGGCAACTATCGAAAATCGTATCACTTCAGATGGCAAAAAGAGTTTCCGTGTAAAAATTAGATTACGAGGCTATCCAATTCAATCTGCAACCTTTGAACGGTTAACCGATGCGCGTAAATGGGTGCAGCAAACAGAAAGCGCAATTCGCGAAGGAAGGCACTTCAAAACTTCAGAGGCAAAACGGCATACGTTAAGCGAAATGATTGACCGTTATATTCGCGATGAGCTTCCTAAAAAACCTCGCAGCCTCAGAAATCAAAAGACACAACTGCTATGGTGGAAAGAACGAATTGGTACATATTTACTTTCTGATGTTACGACTCCTTTAATCGTTTCTTGCAGAGACAAACTGGCAAGCGAGCCTATAAATGAAAAAAATCCCACCAAATTAAGAACCCCAGCTACCATAAATCGCTATCTGGCAGCACTTAGCCATGTTTTTACTATCGCCGTAAAAGAATGGGGATGGGTTGAGGATAGCCCTTTACGAAAGGTAAGTAAGCCTAAAGAGCCGCGGGGTAGAGTCAGATTTCTAGCCGATGACGAACGTGAGCGATTACTAATTGCGTGTAAGGAAAGTTCTAATCCCTATCTCTATAACATTGTTGTGCTGTGTCTATCGACCGGTGCCCGCAAAATGGAAATCCTATCTTTACGCTGGAAACAGGTAGATTTTTATCGTGGCGTTATCGTGCTCGATGATACCAAAAATGGTGACCGCAGAGTATTGCCATTAACCGGACTAGCACTTGGCTTGATGAAAGCTCATTCTAAGGTTAGAAATATAGAATCAGACTTAGTATTTCCATCGGGACAAAAGCCACAAAAGCCTGTTGAAATTAAAAAAGCATGGGAAGCGGCTTTAGCAAAAGCAAAGATTGAAAATTTTCGTTTCCACGACCTTCGCCATTCCACTGCTTCTTATTTAGCCATGAACGGTGCCACCCTTGCAGAAATTGCAGAAGTATTAGGTCACAAAACACTCCAGATGGTTCGACGCTACAGCCATTTGTCGGAAGCCCACACGATTAAAGTAGTAGCTAACATGAATGCGAAAATATTTGGATAA